The sequence below is a genomic window from Tissierellales bacterium.
AGGCGTAACCCTAAATAAGGAAGACAACGCTTCAAGGAGGTTAACTACGACCTCTATCTGTACAATTATTATCTCACAAGAAGTGTGAGATAGAAAAGAAAATATAGTTTTTAAACTATGACTTTATTATACGAGGAGGTAATATACAGTGCAAAGATTTGTAGGAACTAAGGCACCTGAATTTAAAATGAATGCTGTAACAGGTGATGGAAAAGATTTTGTTAAAGTTGATTTAGATGATTATAAAGGAAAATGGCTAATAATGTTTTTCTATCCACTAGACTTTACATTTGTATGTCCAACAGAAATTACAGGATTTAGTGAAAGATATGAAGATTTCAAAAAGGAAGGAGCAGATGTACTAGCAGTAAGTGTAGATAGTGAACATTCTCATAAAGCTTGGATAAATAGTAGTTTAGGTGAAGTTAAGTTCCCGATTGCTTCAGATATTACTAAAGAAGTAGCAAAAGATTATGGAGTACTGATTGAAGAAGAAGGAGTTGCTTTAAGAGGACTATTCATAATTGATCCAGAGGGAGAAGTTAAATACTCTGTAATACATGATAATGATATAGGAAGAAGTGTAGATGAGACATTAAGAGTATTGAAAGCTTTAAAAGCTGGCGGACTTTGTCCAGCAAATTGGAAAGAAGGGGAAGAATTACTATAAATATAAATTATAAGCGGTCATTTATG
It includes:
- a CDS encoding peroxiredoxin, encoding MQRFVGTKAPEFKMNAVTGDGKDFVKVDLDDYKGKWLIMFFYPLDFTFVCPTEITGFSERYEDFKKEGADVLAVSVDSEHSHKAWINSSLGEVKFPIASDITKEVAKDYGVLIEEEGVALRGLFIIDPEGEVKYSVIHDNDIGRSVDETLRVLKALKAGGLCPANWKEGEELL